In Paenibacillus guangzhouensis, a single window of DNA contains:
- a CDS encoding aminotransferase-like domain-containing protein gives MKKTVLSSKYAGKLFEQIYDYILDRIRRGEWKPHEKLPSIRSLAIEFNVHRLTVYKAYQLLKENRIVEAKDKSGYYVRPNGGSFPVDSLHNPIVSAYVHESHLSEIHQVQAEYVLSKSLLDPNLLPNLYFSEYVKQVFDLYPKMLGTYFTVQGDQELRDALCRYFTDRHRFHLSADELLITCGSQEAMDLVARALVKPRDVVMLERPTYSTAIDIFRRQGADIVPVEIHPYGYDLEQVEKLMKTYKPRLFYLNPTFQSPTGYIVPAEQRKRLVELAEKYQCLLLEDDPYRYIYFGEEPPRPLFAYDTAGWVIYLRSFSKYIAPGLGIAIVACRPSIMNYLIKAKMLSDSGTPLVNQKIFLHYFFSERLQQHMEKLRIALAVRKDIVEQELSATDWQWNSPAGGFNLWVRLPETVEIERLLSTCIKQSITFVPGAICDPLKEYKSWIRLSYSYLNEQLLREGIQRLVELADGV, from the coding sequence ATGAAAAAAACAGTTCTTTCAAGCAAATATGCAGGCAAACTGTTTGAACAAATTTATGACTATATTCTGGATCGAATCCGTCGCGGAGAATGGAAGCCGCATGAGAAGCTCCCCTCCATCCGCTCGCTGGCGATCGAATTCAATGTGCATCGACTAACGGTCTATAAAGCCTATCAGCTACTAAAGGAAAATCGGATCGTTGAAGCGAAGGACAAATCCGGCTATTATGTAAGACCGAACGGTGGAAGTTTTCCTGTGGATTCGCTGCATAATCCGATCGTTTCTGCTTACGTGCATGAAAGCCATCTTTCTGAAATTCATCAGGTGCAAGCCGAATATGTACTGTCAAAATCGCTGCTCGACCCGAACCTGCTCCCTAATCTTTATTTTTCGGAATATGTGAAACAAGTGTTCGATTTGTATCCCAAAATGCTCGGCACCTACTTTACCGTGCAAGGAGACCAGGAACTGCGAGATGCGTTGTGCCGTTACTTTACGGATCGCCACCGGTTTCACTTGTCTGCGGACGAATTATTGATCACATGCGGATCGCAGGAGGCCATGGATTTGGTTGCCAGAGCACTGGTCAAGCCGAGAGATGTCGTTATGTTGGAGCGCCCTACTTACAGCACGGCGATTGATATTTTCAGAAGACAAGGCGCGGATATCGTTCCGGTCGAGATCCACCCGTACGGCTACGATCTAGAGCAGGTTGAGAAGTTGATGAAAACCTACAAGCCGCGGCTGTTTTATCTAAATCCTACCTTTCAAAGTCCAACAGGCTATATCGTACCCGCCGAACAAAGGAAAAGGCTCGTTGAACTTGCTGAGAAGTATCAATGTCTGCTATTAGAGGACGATCCTTACCGCTACATATATTTTGGTGAAGAGCCTCCACGGCCTCTTTTTGCTTATGATACGGCAGGATGGGTCATTTATCTTCGCAGCTTCAGCAAATATATCGCTCCCGGCCTCGGTATCGCCATCGTTGCGTGCCGCCCTTCCATCATGAACTACCTGATAAAAGCCAAAATGTTGTCGGACAGCGGGACGCCTTTGGTGAATCAGAAAATTTTTCTGCATTACTTTTTCAGCGAGCGGCTGCAGCAGCATATGGAGAAGCTTCGCATAGCGCTTGCGGTCCGTAAGGATATCGTAGAACAGGAATTGTCCGCTACCGACTGGCAGTGGAACTCCCCTGCAGGCGGATTCAACTTATGGGTGAGGCTTCCGGAAACGGTGGAGATTGAACGTTTACTCAGTACATGCATCAAGCAATCAATTACTTTTGTGCCCGGAGCGATTTGCGATCCGCTCAAGGAGTACAAATCATGGATACGCCTCAGCTATTCCTATCTGAATGAGCAGCTATTGAGAGAAGGCATCCAGAGGCTTGTCGAATTGGCAGACGGGGTGTGA
- a CDS encoding DMT family transporter gives MNRNNLLTGIIYCLIPVLAWGGMFPVMQVALKTLDPFYFTTIRYIWAGLILLGMLIAFEGKNALRLEGKSWKLFFFGAAGFSGFGFLTFVGQKLSGPSGAINASVIMALMPLLTTCVKWAVHKRKPNLSTFISIFIALSGAMLVITNGDPSLIIQIKEHIGASLLIMLGAICWVIYTMGGSQLVGWSPLRYTALTTCFGSLVNILIVLTATVFGALTMPSAERIGSVWSELLYMILIAGVLAVFTWNVGNKMLKPENGMLFMNIVPVTTVTISALQGVEVGRLQLAGTFIVIIALVVSNLSQRRGKMQVNIQNDHS, from the coding sequence ATGAACAGAAACAATTTATTAACGGGTATCATCTATTGTTTGATTCCTGTGCTGGCGTGGGGGGGCATGTTTCCCGTCATGCAAGTTGCCTTGAAAACTCTCGATCCGTTCTATTTCACGACGATTCGCTACATATGGGCAGGCCTCATTCTGTTGGGAATGCTGATCGCTTTTGAAGGGAAGAACGCTCTTCGATTGGAGGGAAAGTCATGGAAGTTATTTTTCTTTGGCGCTGCAGGGTTTTCGGGATTCGGGTTTCTTACTTTTGTCGGACAAAAGCTCAGCGGACCGTCAGGTGCAATCAATGCCTCCGTTATCATGGCATTAATGCCACTATTAACGACATGTGTAAAATGGGCTGTGCATAAAAGGAAACCCAATCTTTCTACTTTTATTTCAATTTTCATTGCGCTTTCAGGCGCAATGCTGGTCATAACGAATGGAGATCCCTCCCTAATCATTCAAATCAAAGAGCACATTGGTGCCAGTCTGCTGATTATGCTCGGTGCTATATGCTGGGTCATTTATACGATGGGAGGCAGTCAATTAGTAGGCTGGTCGCCGCTTCGCTACACCGCTCTGACAACATGCTTCGGATCCTTGGTGAATATTTTAATCGTGCTGACGGCAACGGTTTTCGGAGCCTTGACGATGCCAAGTGCGGAGAGGATCGGAAGCGTGTGGTCTGAACTACTGTATATGATCCTGATTGCAGGCGTACTTGCCGTGTTCACTTGGAACGTCGGCAATAAAATGTTGAAGCCGGAGAACGGCATGCTATTTATGAACATCGTCCCTGTTACGACAGTCACGATCAGTGCTCTCCAGGGCGTTGAAGTCGGAAGGTTACAGCTCGCAGGGACCTTCATCGTGATCATTGCACTGGTGGTTAGTAATTTGAGTCAGAGACGAGGAAAGATGCAGGTGAATATACAAAATGACCATTCTTGA
- a CDS encoding PaaI family thioesterase encodes MTILDHYRNVLNGESKTSPVERFMGLKLISVEEGEATYEMQASEQHANPQGTCNGGIIGILADMAMGIAYGSTLQKDETFTTIEMKVNFFRPVWNAKIKAHATLYKRGHTIGFVQCNITDEDGKLIAHASSTCMTLRGEKAQGR; translated from the coding sequence ATGACCATTCTTGATCATTATCGGAATGTGCTAAACGGAGAATCGAAGACGTCTCCCGTTGAGCGCTTTATGGGACTGAAGCTAATTAGCGTAGAAGAGGGCGAGGCCACGTATGAAATGCAGGCTTCTGAACAACATGCGAATCCGCAAGGCACATGCAACGGCGGTATCATCGGCATTCTTGCCGACATGGCCATGGGAATTGCCTACGGATCTACCTTGCAAAAAGACGAAACATTTACCACGATCGAGATGAAAGTAAATTTTTTTAGACCTGTGTGGAACGCCAAAATAAAGGCCCATGCTACGCTGTATAAGCGGGGACATACAATTGGGTTCGTCCAATGTAATATTACTGACGAGGACGGTAAACTCATCGCTCATGCCTCAAGCACTTGTATGACATTAAGGGGCGAAAAAGCACAAGGC
- a CDS encoding GAP family protein, with translation MVSLELLFMVGGLALLDALSPATLGVTVYLLLTEKERLSSRLMIYLVTVAAFYFLVGVAFMLGLDVLLAAFSSIFQNRIVSWVMLIIGGILFIASFYYPKSKKTDLPRPKSKSKASMIALGFTTSLIEVGAAFPYFAAIGIMTSSNLAVFQWLPILAGYNFIMVLPPLIVFTLHLLFGQVMQRPLERLRIKLAKHSGSVISWIMCIVGLILIFNSLDYL, from the coding sequence ATCGTGAGTCTTGAATTACTTTTTATGGTAGGGGGATTAGCCCTATTAGATGCCCTTAGTCCGGCTACATTGGGGGTAACAGTATATTTGCTGTTAACTGAAAAAGAGCGATTAAGTTCACGCTTAATGATTTATTTAGTAACAGTCGCAGCATTTTATTTTTTAGTAGGTGTTGCTTTCATGTTAGGTCTGGATGTTTTACTGGCTGCTTTCTCCTCCATATTTCAAAATAGGATCGTGAGTTGGGTAATGCTGATCATTGGGGGAATTCTGTTTATAGCTAGCTTTTACTATCCTAAGAGTAAAAAAACGGATTTGCCAAGACCGAAATCAAAAAGTAAGGCATCCATGATTGCACTCGGGTTCACGACATCGTTGATTGAAGTGGGAGCAGCATTTCCTTATTTTGCTGCGATTGGTATTATGACGAGTTCAAATTTAGCAGTTTTTCAGTGGCTCCCGATTTTAGCTGGTTATAATTTTATTATGGTGCTACCGCCATTAATCGTATTTACATTGCATTTATTATTTGGGCAAGTGATGCAAAGACCATTGGAGAGGCTTCGAATCAAGCTTGCGAAGCATTCAGGATCGGTTATTTCGTGGATCATGTGTATCGTTGGGCTGATTTTAATTTTTAATAGCTTGGACTATTTGTGA